In Pseudomonas sp. MTM4, one genomic interval encodes:
- the fadD2 gene encoding long-chain-fatty-acid--CoA ligase FadD2 — MQPDFWNDKRPAGVPNDMDMGGFRSVVEVFERSCKTHANRPAFSNMGVTLTFADLDRYSAAFAGWLQNHTDLQPGDRIAVQMPNLLQYPIAVFGALRAGLIVVNTNPLYTAREMRHQFQDSGARALVYLNTFGKLVQEVLPDTSIEVLIEARIGDMLPSFKGLLVNAAVKHVKKMVPVYSLPQAVSFKHVLRDGARHSLKPVPLTLDDVAVLQYTGGTTGVAKGAMLTHGNLVANMRQAHANMQQLGADGHPIIKEGQEVMIAPLPLYHIYAFTVNCMCMMVTGNHNVLITNPRDIDGFVKELQKWQFTAFLGLNTLFVALMSHPEFKKIDFSSLKGTNSGGTALVSSVAERWKSLTGVTVTEGYGLTETSPVVCANPHGDKSRLGTVGLPVPGTALKVIDDEGIELALGERGELCVKGPQVMKGYWQRPEATAEVLDDQGWLKTGDIAVIDPDGFVRIVDRKKDLIIVSGFNVYPNEIEDVVMAHPKVAACAAIGVADEKSGEAVKLFVVRSDTSLTVEELQAYCRENFTGYKVPRHLVFRDALPMTPVGKILRRELREQA; from the coding sequence ATGCAACCTGATTTCTGGAACGACAAACGACCCGCCGGTGTGCCCAATGACATGGATATGGGTGGGTTCCGCTCGGTGGTGGAAGTGTTCGAGCGCTCCTGCAAGACCCATGCGAACCGCCCCGCATTCAGCAATATGGGCGTCACGCTCACCTTCGCTGACCTCGATCGTTACTCGGCGGCCTTTGCGGGCTGGTTGCAGAATCATACGGATCTGCAACCGGGGGATCGCATCGCAGTGCAGATGCCCAACCTCCTGCAGTATCCGATCGCCGTTTTCGGTGCCCTGCGTGCCGGACTGATTGTGGTCAACACCAACCCGCTGTACACCGCGCGGGAAATGCGCCACCAGTTCCAGGATTCCGGCGCACGGGCGCTGGTGTATCTCAATACCTTCGGCAAGCTGGTGCAGGAGGTGCTGCCTGATACCAGCATCGAGGTGCTTATCGAGGCGCGGATCGGCGACATGCTGCCCTCCTTCAAAGGCCTGCTGGTCAATGCCGCGGTCAAGCATGTGAAGAAGATGGTGCCGGTCTACAGCCTGCCTCAGGCTGTGTCGTTCAAGCATGTGCTGCGCGACGGTGCCCGCCACAGCCTGAAGCCGGTTCCGCTGACGCTCGATGACGTCGCGGTGCTGCAATACACCGGCGGTACCACTGGCGTCGCCAAGGGCGCGATGCTCACCCACGGCAATCTGGTCGCCAACATGCGTCAGGCACATGCCAACATGCAGCAGCTCGGCGCCGACGGCCACCCGATCATCAAGGAAGGGCAGGAAGTGATGATCGCGCCGCTGCCGCTGTACCACATCTATGCATTCACGGTGAATTGCATGTGCATGATGGTGACGGGCAACCACAACGTGCTGATCACCAATCCGCGCGACATCGACGGCTTCGTCAAGGAGCTGCAGAAGTGGCAGTTCACTGCCTTCCTCGGATTGAACACCTTGTTCGTCGCGCTCATGTCGCATCCGGAATTCAAGAAGATCGACTTTTCCTCGCTCAAAGGCACCAACTCCGGCGGTACCGCACTGGTATCGTCCGTGGCCGAGCGCTGGAAGAGCCTGACCGGCGTCACCGTGACCGAGGGCTACGGCCTGACCGAAACGTCGCCGGTGGTTTGCGCCAACCCCCACGGAGACAAATCGCGTCTGGGCACTGTCGGCCTGCCAGTACCGGGCACGGCGTTGAAGGTGATCGACGACGAGGGCATCGAGCTTGCGCTAGGTGAGCGTGGTGAGCTTTGCGTTAAGGGTCCGCAGGTGATGAAAGGCTATTGGCAACGACCGGAAGCTACCGCCGAAGTGCTCGACGACCAGGGCTGGCTGAAGACTGGCGACATCGCTGTGATCGACCCTGATGGTTTCGTGCGTATCGTCGATCGCAAGAAAGATCTGATCATCGTTTCCGGTTTCAACGTCTATCCGAACGAGATCGAAGACGTGGTCATGGCGCATCCGAAGGTGGCCGCCTGCGCCGCGATCGGCGTCGCCGACGAGAAGTCAGGGGAGGCGGTGAAGCTGTTCGTAGTGCGCAGCGATACCAGCCTGACGGTCGAAGAGCTGCAAGCCTACTGCCGGGAAAACTTCACCGGTTACAAGGTGCCCCGGCATCTGGTCTTCCGCGACGCGCTGCCGATGACGCCGGTTGGCAAGATCCTGCGCCGGGAGCTGCGCGAGCAAGCCTGA
- a CDS encoding alpha-ketoglutarate-dependent dioxygenase AlkB yields the protein MIDLPHAELAYLPQWIGVDIADYWLHELMLQTPWSQPRIKLYGRSFAVPRLVVWYGDAGVGYRYSGLVHEPLLWTPLLADIRERVQRQVGQRLDGVLLNLYRNGQDAMGWHSDDEPELGPEPLVVSLNLGATRRFDFRRKGTSRIEYSLNLGHGSLLVMSGPTQHYWQHQIARTRKVSEPRLNLTFRQIIREPVL from the coding sequence ATGATCGACCTGCCGCACGCTGAATTGGCCTACCTGCCGCAATGGATCGGCGTGGATATAGCCGACTACTGGCTGCACGAGCTGATGCTGCAGACGCCCTGGTCGCAACCCCGGATAAAGCTTTACGGCCGCAGTTTCGCCGTGCCGCGATTGGTCGTCTGGTATGGCGATGCCGGGGTGGGCTACCGTTATTCGGGACTGGTTCATGAGCCGCTGTTGTGGACGCCGCTGCTGGCCGACATCCGCGAACGGGTGCAGCGGCAGGTCGGCCAACGGCTGGACGGCGTGCTGCTCAATCTATATCGCAACGGGCAGGATGCCATGGGCTGGCACAGCGATGACGAACCGGAGCTTGGTCCGGAGCCGTTGGTGGTTTCGCTCAACCTGGGCGCGACGCGGCGCTTCGACTTTCGTCGAAAAGGCACCAGCCGCATCGAGTATTCGCTCAATCTGGGACATGGTTCGCTGCTGGTCATGAGCGGTCCGACGCAGCATTATTGGCAACACCAGATAGCCAGAACGCGCAAGGTTTCCGAACCGCGCCTCAACCTGACATTCCGCCAGATCATCCGCGAGCCAGTCTTATGA
- the ccoM gene encoding cytochrome c oxidase subunit CcoM, translating into MFVDNVVLAGVVTVGLMVAFLGGFGFFIWRDAQKKR; encoded by the coding sequence ATGTTCGTCGATAATGTGGTGCTCGCAGGGGTGGTCACGGTCGGCCTGATGGTCGCCTTCCTTGGCGGTTTCGGATTTTTCATCTGGCGGGACGCGCAAAAGAAGCGGTGA
- the pulA gene encoding pullulanase-type alpha-1,6-glucosidase: MLIRSIAYRRLAALVLGGFSLALQPASAAPLDPGPDEALLYYQRADGDYAGWGLHLWNTAACNGSQTETGWDQPLQAAGTDPEHGAYYRIALTADASCLNLIMHKGDEKDLGGGDLTWRFDDLGRRVFTLSGTAQLSSTPLSGPEVAIKGARAHWLDPFTLALVDGAPAASRLELRYSTDASIRIDGETRTVSGGTALALRPATLREGLKRQHPHLAEAQAFRFVAGAQALRRAVMSQLVVVAYDAQQQVIDATEVQTAGVLDQLFAYNGDLGARVDGRGVSFKLWAPTAQRVRLHAFDASKRLLPGYPKTMDERLGVWSLDGPPSLDRQYYQYEVTAYRPSTGKIETTLVSDPYALSLSLNSQYAQVVDLDASDLKPAGWDALRTPHPERPEASVIYETHIRDFSASDTSLPADLRGTYGAFTQPDSNGMRHLRDLRKAGLTHVQLLPAFDIATVDEDPARRVDLDDPFAKLCELSSGARQRWAQYCGATSIRQVLQGFDPASGQAQSLYNDLRALDNFNWGYDPFHFTAPEGSYASDAEGVQRIIEFRQMVQALAGQGLATVMDVVYNHTNASGLAEKSVLDKIVPGYYHRRDPSTGAVETSTCCENTASEHRMMAKLMTDSLEVWARDYKVAGFRFDLMGHHLRKNVVDAYRAVRRIDRNTYFYGEGWDFGEVASNARGVNATQLNMAGTGIGTFNDRQRDAVRGGSPFDGGESIRRNQGFANGLYVRPNELSSAGAQEKAQLLHAADLIRVGIAGGLRDFQFISADGSLRSGGEIDYNGQPAGYTLDPQETINYVSKHDNQTLWDNNQYKLPASLPVADRVRLQLVALSVPLFSQGVPFIHLGSDILRSKSMQRDSYDSGDWFNAVDFSYQDNNWNKGLPREDKDGDNWPLIRQVIADPHARPSAVDIVAAKRRFLELLTIRSESPLFQLDSAREVQRRLQFHNTGPEQQPGVIAFSLADGPRDGRDLDRRYQSLMVVLNASPERVRLPGGSGYQLHPVLQESSDPIARQAKVTSDEFEVPPFTSTVFVQSQSRR; this comes from the coding sequence ATGCTCATACGCTCGATCGCTTATCGGCGCCTGGCGGCGCTCGTTCTCGGCGGCTTTTCGCTGGCCCTCCAGCCAGCATCGGCCGCACCGCTCGACCCTGGCCCCGATGAGGCCCTGCTGTATTACCAACGAGCCGACGGCGACTACGCCGGTTGGGGCCTGCATCTATGGAACACGGCCGCATGCAATGGCAGCCAGACGGAAACCGGCTGGGATCAACCTTTGCAAGCAGCCGGCACCGATCCGGAGCACGGCGCCTACTACCGTATCGCACTGACCGCCGACGCCAGCTGCCTGAACCTGATCATGCACAAAGGCGACGAAAAGGACCTGGGTGGCGGCGACCTGACCTGGCGCTTCGACGACTTGGGCCGTCGTGTCTTTACGCTCAGCGGCACCGCACAACTTTCCAGCACGCCCTTGAGCGGGCCCGAGGTCGCGATCAAGGGCGCGCGTGCGCACTGGCTCGATCCGTTCACGCTGGCGCTGGTCGACGGCGCGCCAGCGGCCAGCCGGCTCGAATTGCGTTATTCCACCGACGCCAGCATCCGCATCGACGGCGAGACACGCACGGTCAGCGGCGGCACCGCGCTCGCGCTGCGACCCGCAACCCTTCGCGAAGGGCTCAAACGTCAGCATCCGCATCTGGCCGAAGCGCAGGCCTTCCGCTTCGTGGCCGGCGCACAGGCGTTACGTCGCGCCGTCATGAGTCAGCTGGTGGTGGTCGCCTATGACGCGCAGCAACAGGTAATCGACGCCACGGAGGTACAGACGGCGGGCGTTCTCGATCAGCTATTCGCCTACAACGGCGACCTCGGCGCGCGAGTCGATGGGCGCGGCGTGTCGTTCAAACTCTGGGCACCGACGGCCCAGCGGGTCCGCCTGCATGCGTTCGACGCGTCCAAGCGCCTGCTGCCCGGCTACCCGAAGACCATGGATGAACGCCTCGGCGTGTGGAGCCTCGACGGCCCGCCGTCGCTGGATCGGCAGTATTACCAGTACGAAGTCACAGCCTATCGGCCAAGCACCGGCAAGATCGAGACGACACTGGTCAGCGATCCCTACGCCCTGAGCCTGTCGCTCAACAGCCAGTACGCCCAGGTCGTCGATCTGGACGCCAGCGACCTCAAGCCCGCCGGCTGGGACGCATTGCGCACACCGCATCCGGAACGCCCCGAAGCGAGCGTCATCTACGAAACGCATATCCGCGACTTCAGCGCCAGCGACACCAGTCTGCCGGCCGATCTGCGCGGCACCTACGGCGCCTTTACCCAGCCGGACAGCAACGGCATGCGCCACCTGCGCGATCTACGCAAGGCCGGGCTGACCCATGTGCAGCTGCTGCCAGCGTTCGACATCGCCACCGTTGACGAAGACCCCGCTCGCCGCGTCGACCTGGACGATCCATTCGCCAAGCTCTGCGAGCTGTCTTCCGGTGCCCGCCAGCGCTGGGCGCAATACTGCGGCGCGACGAGCATTCGCCAAGTGCTGCAAGGGTTCGATCCGGCCAGCGGACAGGCGCAATCGCTCTACAACGACCTGCGCGCGCTCGACAACTTCAATTGGGGCTACGACCCCTTCCACTTCACGGCGCCGGAAGGCAGCTACGCCAGCGACGCCGAAGGCGTGCAGCGCATCATCGAGTTCCGCCAGATGGTCCAGGCGCTAGCCGGTCAAGGCCTCGCCACCGTAATGGACGTGGTCTACAACCACACCAACGCCTCTGGGCTGGCCGAGAAATCGGTGCTCGACAAGATCGTGCCCGGTTATTACCACCGTCGCGATCCATCCACCGGCGCCGTGGAAACATCGACCTGCTGCGAAAACACCGCCAGCGAACACCGCATGATGGCCAAGCTGATGACCGATTCGCTGGAGGTCTGGGCTCGCGACTACAAGGTCGCCGGCTTTCGCTTCGATCTGATGGGCCATCACCTGCGCAAGAATGTAGTGGACGCCTATCGAGCCGTCCGCCGGATCGACCGGAACACCTACTTCTACGGCGAAGGCTGGGATTTCGGTGAAGTAGCGAGCAATGCCCGTGGCGTCAACGCCACGCAGCTGAACATGGCCGGCACCGGCATCGGCACTTTCAACGATCGGCAGCGCGATGCGGTGCGCGGCGGCAGCCCATTCGACGGCGGCGAGAGCATTCGTCGCAATCAGGGTTTCGCCAATGGCCTCTATGTCCGACCGAATGAGCTGTCCAGCGCTGGCGCGCAGGAAAAGGCGCAACTGCTGCACGCGGCGGACCTGATCCGCGTCGGCATCGCCGGCGGTCTGCGCGACTTCCAATTCATCAGCGCCGACGGCAGCCTGCGCAGCGGCGGAGAAATCGACTACAACGGACAACCCGCCGGCTACACACTCGACCCGCAGGAAACCATCAACTACGTCTCCAAGCACGACAACCAGACGCTATGGGACAACAACCAGTACAAGCTCCCGGCCAGCCTGCCGGTCGCCGACCGCGTCCGCCTGCAGCTGGTCGCCTTGTCCGTGCCGCTGTTCAGTCAGGGAGTGCCCTTCATCCACCTCGGCTCGGACATCCTGCGCTCCAAATCCATGCAGCGTGACAGTTACGACTCGGGTGACTGGTTCAACGCGGTGGATTTCAGCTACCAGGACAACAACTGGAACAAGGGCCTGCCGCGTGAAGACAAGGATGGCGACAACTGGCCGCTGATCCGCCAGGTCATCGCCGACCCTCATGCCAGGCCGAGCGCGGTGGACATCGTCGCCGCCAAGCGTCGCTTTCTCGAGTTGCTGACGATCCGCAGCGAAAGCCCGCTGTTCCAGCTCGACAGCGCCCGCGAGGTGCAACGCCGCTTGCAATTCCACAACACGGGTCCGGAGCAGCAACCGGGCGTGATCGCCTTCAGCCTGGCCGATGGCCCGCGCGACGGCCGCGATCTCGACCGGCGCTATCAGTCTTTGATGGTGGTGCTCAACGCTTCGCCCGAGCGTGTTCGCTTGCCGGGCGGTAGCGGTTACCAGCTGCATCCAGTGCTACAGGAATCGAGCGATCCGATTGCGCGTCAGGCCAAAGTGACTTCCGACGAGTTCGAGGTGCCGCCCTTCACCAGCACGGTGTTCGTGCAATCCCAGAGCCGTCGTTGA
- a CDS encoding M28 family metallopeptidase, with translation MQKKNNARRVVASLALIASASALAAPSAETAHFDELWSPGKPDSRACRSPLLVGTPLGLPRCMQASNIMKHLENLQDIAALNQGNRASGQPGYQASVDYVRTHLERAGYEVRVQSFPFLAFYPAGPGSLNAVTPQPVQYTWEEDFTYADQTDPGNVTAPVVAVDLSLGAGNTSTSGCEAADFAGFPAGAIALMQRGTCPFGDKATNAAAAGASGAIIFNQGDTEDRKGLMAATLGEDYQGGIPVLFSTYDLGVAWAGTEGLQMSMNVDVVREQTETYNVLAETRRGNRNNVIVVGAHLDSVFEGAGVNDNGSGSAALLEMAVLMGKAHPLNKVRFAWWGAEESGLVGSTYYVNQLPDEEKQRIKAYLNVDMIGSPNYANFIYDGDGSDFGLQGPPGSAAIERLFRSYFQLRNEPSEGTEIDFRSDYAQFFDDGIAFGGLFTGAEDIKSQEQAQRYGGTAGQSFDPCYHSECDNLGNISTEALELHGDALAFATSWLSLSTKMVDDEIAAAAEQSIGTMRIQQVQERSRWGLWIR, from the coding sequence ATGCAGAAAAAAAACAATGCACGTCGGGTAGTTGCTTCTCTCGCGCTAATCGCTTCCGCTTCAGCCCTGGCTGCGCCTTCCGCGGAAACGGCACATTTCGATGAGTTATGGTCACCCGGCAAGCCCGACTCCAGGGCGTGTCGGTCCCCTCTGCTGGTTGGCACGCCGCTGGGTCTGCCGCGCTGCATGCAGGCCAGCAACATCATGAAGCACCTGGAGAACCTGCAGGACATCGCCGCGCTGAATCAGGGCAACCGGGCCTCCGGTCAGCCCGGTTACCAGGCCTCGGTGGATTACGTGCGCACGCACCTCGAGCGCGCTGGTTATGAGGTCAGGGTGCAGAGCTTTCCGTTCCTCGCCTTCTACCCGGCAGGCCCCGGCTCGCTGAATGCCGTCACGCCGCAACCGGTGCAATACACCTGGGAAGAAGACTTTACCTACGCCGACCAGACCGACCCGGGCAACGTCACCGCGCCAGTGGTTGCGGTGGACCTGTCGCTCGGCGCCGGCAACACTTCGACCAGCGGCTGCGAGGCGGCGGATTTCGCTGGCTTCCCGGCTGGCGCCATCGCACTGATGCAGCGTGGCACGTGCCCGTTCGGCGACAAGGCGACCAACGCTGCGGCTGCGGGCGCGTCCGGCGCGATCATCTTCAACCAGGGCGATACCGAGGATCGCAAGGGGCTGATGGCTGCCACGCTCGGTGAGGACTATCAAGGCGGTATCCCGGTCCTGTTTTCGACCTACGACCTCGGTGTCGCCTGGGCGGGTACCGAAGGCCTGCAGATGAGCATGAACGTCGACGTGGTGCGTGAGCAGACCGAGACCTACAACGTGCTGGCCGAAACCCGCCGGGGCAACCGTAACAATGTCATCGTGGTCGGCGCGCATCTGGACTCCGTGTTCGAAGGGGCTGGCGTCAACGATAACGGTTCGGGCAGTGCCGCCTTGCTGGAAATGGCGGTATTGATGGGCAAGGCGCATCCGTTGAACAAGGTGCGCTTCGCCTGGTGGGGCGCGGAAGAGTCGGGTCTGGTCGGTTCGACCTATTACGTTAATCAGCTGCCAGACGAGGAGAAACAGCGGATCAAGGCGTACCTGAACGTGGACATGATCGGCTCGCCGAACTACGCCAACTTCATCTACGACGGTGACGGCTCGGACTTCGGCCTGCAGGGTCCGCCCGGCTCGGCGGCGATCGAGCGTCTGTTCCGCTCCTACTTCCAGCTGCGCAACGAGCCGTCCGAAGGCACCGAAATCGACTTCCGTTCCGACTATGCGCAGTTCTTCGACGACGGCATCGCCTTTGGTGGCCTGTTCACCGGCGCCGAAGACATCAAGAGCCAGGAGCAGGCGCAGCGTTACGGTGGCACAGCGGGGCAGTCGTTCGATCCGTGCTACCACAGCGAGTGCGACAACCTCGGCAATATCTCCACCGAGGCGCTGGAGCTGCACGGCGATGCGCTGGCCTTCGCCACCAGCTGGCTGTCGCTGTCGACTAAGATGGTCGATGACGAGATTGCTGCGGCGGCCGAGCAGAGCATAGGCACAATGCGCATTCAGCAGGTTCAGGAAAGGTCTCGCTGGGGCCTCTGGATCAGGTAA
- a CDS encoding aspartate-semialdehyde dehydrogenase: MLPIIPPGTVQVTAQQDVVKPRPDIAPVTPVEPSADESSVELDRRHPQEAEQMLRDEQRRRRRRGYTAQELAEGETAEEDQDALDELPRQGLWVDVEV, encoded by the coding sequence ATGCTGCCAATCATTCCGCCAGGCACCGTTCAGGTCACCGCGCAACAGGATGTGGTCAAGCCGCGCCCCGACATCGCCCCGGTTACGCCGGTAGAGCCGAGCGCCGATGAAAGCTCGGTCGAGCTCGATCGCCGACATCCGCAGGAAGCTGAGCAGATGTTGCGCGACGAACAGCGCCGCCGTCGGCGCCGTGGCTATACCGCTCAGGAGCTTGCCGAGGGCGAAACCGCCGAAGAGGATCAGGACGCCCTCGATGAGTTGCCGCGCCAAGGGCTCTGGGTGGATGTCGAGGTTTGA
- the fadD1 gene encoding long-chain-fatty-acid--CoA ligase FadD1 has protein sequence MTDNFWKDKYPVGVESEINPDEFQNIQAVLKQSCERFADKPAFSNLGKTLTYGELYALSGEFAAYLQHNTDLQPGDRIAVQLPNLLQYPVVVFGAMRAGLIVVNTNPLYTAREMEHQFNDSGAKALVCLANMAHLAEEVLPKTGIRHVVVTEVGDMLPAVKRLLVNAVIKHVKKMVPSYNLPKAVKFNDAMALGRAKAVREFNPAGDDIAVLQYTGGTTGVAKGAMLTHRNIVANMLQCRGLMGTELGVGCETMVAPLPLYHIYAFTFHCMTMMLIGAHNVLITNPRDLPAFVKDLGKYRFSGFVGLNTLFVALCNNDDFRKLDFSSLKATFSGGMALQQAAAERWQQVTGCSICEGFGMTETSPVVSVNPFGGIQIGTIGIPMPSTQCKVIDDEGNELPIGATGELCVKGPQVMKGYWQRQEATDEVLSADGWLKTGDIGIIQEDGYLRIVDRKKDMILVSGFNVYPNELEDVLATLPGVMQCAAIGVPDDKSGEAIKLFVVVKPGESLTKEQVMQHMHDNVTGYKRPKAVEFRDSLPTTNVGKILRRELRDEELRKLGKK, from the coding sequence ATGACCGATAACTTCTGGAAGGATAAATATCCTGTCGGGGTCGAGAGCGAAATCAATCCCGATGAGTTCCAGAACATCCAGGCAGTGCTGAAACAGTCCTGTGAGCGTTTCGCTGACAAACCGGCCTTCAGCAATCTCGGCAAGACCCTGACCTACGGTGAGCTGTACGCCCTGTCCGGCGAATTTGCCGCCTACCTTCAGCACAACACCGATCTGCAGCCGGGCGACCGGATCGCGGTCCAGCTGCCCAACCTGCTGCAATATCCCGTCGTGGTATTCGGCGCCATGCGCGCCGGGCTGATCGTGGTCAATACCAACCCGCTGTATACCGCGCGGGAAATGGAACATCAGTTCAATGACTCCGGCGCCAAAGCATTGGTCTGCCTGGCCAACATGGCTCATCTGGCCGAAGAAGTGCTGCCTAAGACCGGCATCAGACACGTCGTCGTCACCGAAGTCGGTGACATGCTGCCGGCGGTCAAGCGCCTGCTGGTCAATGCCGTGATCAAGCACGTGAAAAAGATGGTGCCCTCCTACAACCTGCCGAAGGCAGTCAAATTCAACGACGCCATGGCCCTCGGCCGTGCCAAGGCGGTTCGAGAGTTCAATCCTGCCGGTGACGACATTGCCGTGCTGCAGTACACCGGCGGTACCACCGGCGTTGCCAAGGGTGCGATGCTGACCCATCGCAACATTGTCGCCAACATGCTGCAGTGCCGCGGCTTGATGGGCACGGAGCTGGGGGTCGGCTGTGAAACCATGGTTGCGCCTCTGCCGCTGTATCACATCTACGCGTTCACCTTTCACTGCATGACGATGATGCTGATCGGCGCCCATAACGTGCTGATCACCAACCCGCGTGACCTGCCGGCTTTCGTCAAGGATCTGGGCAAGTATCGTTTCAGCGGCTTCGTCGGGCTCAACACCCTGTTCGTCGCGCTGTGCAACAACGACGACTTCCGCAAGCTGGACTTCTCTTCGCTGAAGGCAACCTTCTCCGGCGGTATGGCGCTGCAACAGGCAGCCGCCGAGCGCTGGCAACAGGTAACTGGCTGCTCCATCTGTGAAGGCTTCGGCATGACCGAAACCAGCCCAGTGGTCTCGGTCAACCCGTTCGGCGGTATCCAGATTGGCACCATCGGTATCCCGATGCCTTCCACCCAGTGCAAGGTCATCGACGACGAAGGCAATGAACTGCCGATTGGCGCGACGGGCGAGCTGTGCGTGAAAGGGCCGCAGGTGATGAAGGGCTACTGGCAGCGCCAGGAAGCCACCGACGAAGTTCTCAGCGCCGATGGTTGGCTGAAGACTGGCGACATCGGCATCATTCAGGAAGACGGCTATCTGCGGATCGTCGATCGCAAGAAGGACATGATTCTAGTGTCCGGTTTCAACGTCTACCCCAACGAACTCGAAGACGTGCTCGCGACGCTGCCGGGCGTGATGCAGTGCGCTGCGATCGGGGTTCCAGACGACAAGTCCGGTGAGGCGATCAAGCTATTCGTGGTGGTCAAGCCAGGCGAGAGCCTGACCAAGGAGCAGGTCATGCAGCACATGCATGACAACGTCACGGGCTACAAGCGGCCCAAGGCCGTCGAGTTCCGCGACAGCCTGCCAACCACCAACGTCGGCAAGATTCTGCGTCGTGAATTGCGTGACGAGGAGTTGCGCAAGCTCGGCAAAAAGTAA
- a CDS encoding MaoC family dehydratase: protein MTTISNTPYSALEVGQTASFEKAVEERDIQLFAAMSGDRNPVHLDAEFAAGTPFKERIAHGMFSGALISAAVACTLPGPGTIYLGQTMKFTRPVKLGDTLTVRLEILEKLPKNRVRIATRVFNQNDEQVVDGEAEVLAPRREETVELKDLPPINFG from the coding sequence ATGACCACCATCAGCAACACGCCCTACTCCGCTCTGGAAGTCGGCCAGACCGCAAGCTTCGAGAAAGCCGTCGAGGAGCGCGACATCCAGCTCTTCGCCGCCATGTCGGGCGACCGCAACCCCGTCCACCTCGACGCGGAATTCGCCGCCGGCACGCCGTTCAAGGAGCGCATCGCCCACGGCATGTTCAGCGGTGCACTGATCAGCGCGGCCGTTGCCTGCACCCTGCCCGGCCCGGGCACCATCTATCTCGGCCAGACGATGAAATTCACCCGCCCGGTCAAGCTCGGCGACACCCTGACCGTGCGCCTGGAAATTCTCGAAAAACTGCCGAAGAACCGCGTACGCATCGCCACGCGCGTGTTCAACCAGAACGATGAACAGGTCGTGGATGGCGAAGCCGAAGTACTCGCGCCGCGCCGTGAAGAAACCGTGGAGTTGAAGGACCTGCCGCCGATCAACTTCGGTTGA